A single window of Candidatus Methylomirabilota bacterium DNA harbors:
- a CDS encoding response regulator has product MQPSVLVVDDEADLAATCVRLLHRHGYNVVSAGTRRQALETLASGQYDLVVTDLRLPDGDGLDVVRAARALALPRPVVVITGFGSAQARQQALASGASAFLPKPFALTEFADLVDRLLPSNSRAARPRA; this is encoded by the coding sequence ATGCAGCCCTCGGTCCTGGTCGTGGACGACGAGGCCGACCTGGCCGCCACCTGTGTCCGGCTGCTGCACCGCCACGGCTACAACGTAGTATCGGCGGGAACACGGCGACAAGCGCTGGAGACGCTGGCCAGTGGGCAGTATGACCTGGTCGTCACGGATCTGCGTCTTCCCGACGGCGATGGTCTCGACGTCGTACGCGCAGCCCGGGCGCTCGCCCTGCCTCGACCGGTCGTCGTCATCACGGGGTTCGGCTCGGCCCAGGCTCGTCAGCAGGCGCTGGCAAGCGGCGCCTCCGCGTTCCTGCCCAAACCCTTCGCCCTGACCGAGTTCGCCGATCTCGTCGACCGGCTCCTGCCCTCCAACTCCCGCGCCGCCCGCCCCCGCGCCTGA
- a CDS encoding DASS family sodium-coupled anion symporter: MSEDTAPPERPARVERARHQVGLIAGPLLFLLVIALPVPALGREAHLLLAVFAWAVAYWVTEALPVAVTALLSSLLAILLGIAPAPTVLAAYADPVVFLFIGSFILAEAMKSSGLDRRLAFALLRHDWATRSPARLMLAIGVVSCALSLWISNTATTAMMLPVGVGILRALGETGGAAPRFAIGFLLMLTWSSSVAVGVPVGSPPNLIAIGMVRDLTDRRLTFFDWVAVTMPLTVAMLLLCWLILGRLYRSEPRPPGHLRAYLAEEERRLGPWSRAQTNVAFVFLLAALLWMLPGAVAMVASPGGALPRFFEARMPESAVALGAAVLLFMLPTNWRRAEFTITWRQAARIDWGTILLFGGGLALGRLMFDTGLARTIGDAATRLAGADSLWGLTAVAIVIGVVLSETSSNTASASMVVPIVIAVAQGAGLSPIPPALGAALGASFGFMLPVSTPPNAIIYGSGLVPIGEMIRSGIYLDVAGAILIWVGLRLLCPLFGVL; the protein is encoded by the coding sequence GTGTCCGAGGACACGGCGCCGCCCGAGCGGCCGGCGCGCGTCGAGCGCGCCAGGCATCAGGTCGGGCTCATCGCCGGACCGCTGCTGTTCCTGCTCGTCATCGCGCTGCCCGTGCCGGCGCTCGGCCGCGAGGCGCATCTGCTGCTCGCTGTGTTCGCGTGGGCCGTGGCCTACTGGGTCACCGAGGCGCTGCCGGTGGCGGTGACGGCCCTGCTGTCGTCCCTGCTCGCCATCCTGCTGGGCATCGCGCCGGCTCCAACGGTGCTGGCGGCCTACGCCGACCCCGTCGTCTTCCTCTTCATCGGCAGCTTCATCCTGGCCGAAGCGATGAAGAGCAGCGGGCTGGACCGGCGTCTGGCCTTCGCCCTCTTGCGTCACGACTGGGCGACACGGTCGCCCGCGCGCCTCATGCTGGCCATCGGCGTCGTGAGCTGCGCGCTGTCGCTCTGGATCAGCAACACCGCCACCACGGCCATGATGCTTCCGGTCGGCGTGGGCATCCTGCGCGCACTGGGCGAGACGGGTGGCGCGGCCCCGCGCTTCGCCATCGGCTTCCTCTTGATGCTCACGTGGTCGTCCTCGGTCGCCGTCGGCGTGCCGGTAGGCTCGCCGCCGAACCTGATCGCCATCGGCATGGTGCGCGACCTCACCGACCGCCGGCTGACCTTCTTCGACTGGGTCGCGGTCACCATGCCGCTCACCGTCGCGATGCTGCTGCTGTGCTGGCTGATCCTCGGACGGCTCTATCGGAGCGAGCCCCGGCCGCCTGGCCACCTGCGCGCCTACCTGGCCGAGGAGGAGCGGCGCCTGGGCCCCTGGAGCCGCGCCCAGACCAACGTCGCCTTCGTGTTCCTGCTGGCGGCGCTCCTCTGGATGCTGCCCGGGGCCGTGGCGATGGTCGCCTCACCCGGCGGCGCCCTGCCCCGTTTCTTCGAAGCGCGCATGCCCGAATCCGCGGTGGCGCTGGGAGCGGCCGTCCTCCTGTTCATGCTGCCCACCAACTGGCGGCGGGCCGAGTTCACCATCACCTGGCGGCAGGCGGCCCGGATCGACTGGGGCACCATCCTGTTGTTCGGCGGCGGGCTGGCCCTGGGCCGGCTCATGTTCGACACGGGGCTGGCCCGCACGATCGGCGACGCGGCCACGCGCCTGGCCGGCGCCGACAGCCTGTGGGGGCTCACCGCGGTCGCCATCGTGATCGGCGTGGTGCTCTCGGAGACGTCGTCGAACACGGCCTCGGCCAGCATGGTCGTGCCCATCGTCATCGCGGTCGCCCAGGGCGCCGGCCTGAGCCCGATCCCGCCCGCGCTGGGCGCGGCGCTGGGCGCGAGCTTCGGCTTCATGCTCCCGGTCTCCACGCCGCCGAACGCCATCATTTACGGCTCCGGGCTCGTCCCCATCGGCGAGATGATCCGCTCGGGGATCTACCTGGACGTGGCCGGCGCGATCCTGATCTGGGTCGGTCTCCGGCTGCTCTGCCCGCTCTTCGGGGTGCTCTAG
- a CDS encoding universal stress protein: protein MSAAPGPYRRILVPTDFSSVSEQAWRVARELARTTGAELVLLHVLVEAPLYSESPVSGPRLREVYESAREWATKKLEQWAAEARAAGLVVRVEARAGVPYQDILTMARSAGIDVIVLGTRGRGGVERALLGSVADRVIRLAPCPVLSVRSVEAE, encoded by the coding sequence GTGAGCGCTGCGCCCGGACCGTATCGCCGGATCCTGGTGCCGACCGACTTCTCGTCGGTGTCCGAGCAGGCGTGGCGGGTTGCCAGGGAGCTCGCCCGGACGACCGGCGCCGAGCTGGTGCTGCTCCACGTGCTGGTCGAGGCGCCGCTGTACTCGGAATCGCCGGTTTCCGGGCCGCGACTGCGCGAGGTCTACGAGTCCGCGCGTGAGTGGGCGACGAAGAAGCTCGAGCAGTGGGCCGCCGAGGCCCGTGCGGCCGGACTCGTCGTCCGGGTGGAGGCTCGCGCCGGGGTGCCGTACCAGGACATCCTCACGATGGCCAGGAGCGCCGGAATCGACGTCATCGTCCTCGGCACCCGCGGACGGGGCGGAGTCGAGCGCGCCCTGCTCGGCAGCGTGGCCGACCGGGTGATCCGCCTCGCCCCGTGCCCCGTGTTGTCGGTCCGCTCAGTCGAGGCGGAATGA
- a CDS encoding DUF6335 family protein, with the protein MKARSKKGRVSRSKPKRARLRKQKQGAPREPRSRQESETSELGSERLSHPETSPILTGGDVDADWQRATSSGEEAVGGSVATPDQDVVDELGRALGVEQPADAEVRTSEEMLRARDRHYWHLEREAAEREKTKDGA; encoded by the coding sequence ATGAAAGCGCGGTCGAAGAAGGGTCGAGTGTCCCGAAGTAAGCCGAAGCGCGCCCGGCTCCGTAAGCAGAAGCAGGGCGCGCCACGAGAGCCGAGGTCCCGCCAGGAGAGCGAGACAAGCGAGCTCGGCTCCGAGCGTCTGTCCCACCCGGAGACCAGCCCGATCCTCACCGGCGGCGACGTGGACGCGGACTGGCAGCGCGCCACGAGCAGCGGCGAGGAGGCGGTCGGGGGCAGCGTCGCCACTCCGGATCAGGACGTCGTGGACGAGTTGGGACGTGCCCTGGGGGTCGAGCAGCCGGCCGATGCCGAGGTGCGGACCTCGGAGGAGATGTTGCGAGCCCGCGACCGGCATTACTGGCACCTCGAGCGAGAGGCCGCCGAGCGCGAGAAGACGAAGGACGGCGCGTGA
- a CDS encoding Vms1/Ankzf1 family peptidyl-tRNA hydrolase, with the protein MDLRERVNALARLGEAASPVVSVYLDTRWADEHQRERVRVFLKNNLREARGRAGAELEADLDWIEEQGERLVKQATVPEAAGVALFACGPLGLREIVPLRVPFDNTFAVADKPLLTPLAALVAEAPPTIVAFVDGNHARLIPIDPAGLGEEVTLEHDVPGRHDRGGWALLAQSRYQRHIEVHRDQHFEAVAEALRELVDQTANARIVLAGEDRIVAVFRSRLPATLAGRVAGTISGARHEPASALVDRATALLARLDASEQGRVVDELLTEAAKGGQAVAGVEGTLRAVGRGAVRRLYLLRTFDETGAACTSCAALQPGEAATCRMCGGPTKRVRLSDEVVDRVVETGGEIVMIEAHEALERAGGMAALLRFPL; encoded by the coding sequence ATGGATCTGCGTGAGCGAGTGAACGCCCTGGCCCGCCTCGGCGAGGCCGCCTCGCCGGTGGTGAGCGTGTACCTGGACACCCGCTGGGCCGACGAGCACCAGCGTGAACGGGTGCGGGTGTTTCTCAAGAACAACCTGCGCGAAGCCCGGGGGCGGGCCGGCGCCGAGCTGGAGGCGGACCTGGACTGGATCGAGGAGCAGGGCGAGCGCCTGGTGAAGCAGGCCACGGTCCCGGAGGCCGCTGGGGTCGCCCTCTTCGCCTGTGGCCCCCTCGGGCTCCGCGAGATCGTGCCGCTACGCGTGCCCTTCGACAACACCTTCGCGGTGGCGGACAAGCCCCTGCTCACCCCCCTGGCCGCTCTCGTCGCCGAGGCGCCGCCGACGATCGTGGCCTTCGTGGACGGCAATCACGCCAGGCTGATCCCGATCGACCCGGCTGGACTCGGCGAGGAGGTGACGCTGGAACACGACGTTCCCGGGCGCCACGATCGAGGGGGCTGGGCGCTGCTCGCCCAGTCCCGCTATCAGCGGCACATCGAGGTTCACCGCGACCAGCACTTCGAAGCGGTCGCCGAGGCCTTGCGGGAGCTGGTGGACCAGACAGCGAACGCACGGATCGTGCTGGCCGGCGAGGATCGAATCGTCGCCGTCTTCCGTTCGCGGTTGCCGGCGACCCTGGCCGGCCGCGTGGCCGGCACGATCTCCGGGGCCCGCCACGAGCCGGCCAGCGCGTTGGTTGACCGCGCGACCGCGCTGCTGGCCCGGCTGGACGCCAGCGAGCAAGGCCGGGTCGTGGACGAGCTCCTCACCGAGGCGGCCAAGGGCGGACAGGCGGTCGCGGGCGTCGAGGGGACGCTGCGCGCCGTGGGCCGGGGGGCGGTGCGCAGGCTCTACCTGCTCCGCACCTTCGACGAAACGGGCGCGGCCTGCACGTCGTGCGCGGCCTTGCAGCCCGGCGAGGCCGCGACGTGCCGGATGTGCGGTGGGCCGACGAAGCGTGTCCGCCTGTCCGACGAGGTCGTCGATCGGGTCGTGGAGACGGGCGGCGAGATCGTGATGATCGAGGCTCACGAGGCGCTCGAGCGAGCCGGCGGGATGGCGGCCCTGCTACGGTTTCCGCTCTGA
- a CDS encoding HPF/RaiA family ribosome-associated protein — MIGIRGVKGDRALRGRIRARLERALERLGVAPIEALVTFIDDNGPKGGPAQRCALTVRLPYRPAIRVEQTATTSRLAFDAAFAALMPRLERYRERQREARRYPKKYYAAKRLLAGE; from the coding sequence ATGATCGGGATTAGAGGCGTCAAAGGCGACCGCGCCCTCCGCGGGCGGATCAGGGCGCGGCTGGAGCGAGCCTTGGAGCGGCTTGGCGTGGCGCCCATCGAGGCGCTGGTGACGTTCATCGACGACAATGGCCCGAAGGGTGGCCCGGCCCAGCGCTGCGCGCTGACCGTTCGCCTGCCGTACCGCCCGGCGATCAGGGTGGAGCAGACCGCCACCACGTCGCGGCTTGCCTTCGATGCCGCGTTCGCCGCCCTCATGCCCAGGCTCGAGCGCTATCGCGAACGCCAGCGGGAGGCCCGCCGGTACCCGAAGAAATACTACGCGGCCAAGCGCCTGCTCGCGGGCGAGTGA
- the groL gene encoding chaperonin GroEL (60 kDa chaperone family; promotes refolding of misfolded polypeptides especially under stressful conditions; forms two stacked rings of heptamers to form a barrel-shaped 14mer; ends can be capped by GroES; misfolded proteins enter the barrel where they are refolded when GroES binds), which produces MAHKVVLFRSDAREKVLRGSTALADAIRVTLGPRSKCVLIQKRFGPPIVCNDGVTIAKEMELEDQAEQLGVQMIRQAAERTGDAVGDGTSTATLLAHAIFADGVRNVVAGASAIDLKRGLDRGVRVAVEALRQLSRPVKSRLEKAQVATISAHNDPAIGELVAEAMEKVGNEGVISVEESKTTETQLEVVEGLQFDRGYLSPYFITDADKMEAVLEDVHILLTDRKIGVMKDLLPLLERVARAGAAVLFIAEDIEGEALATLVVNKLRGTLRCVAVKAPGFGDRRKDILEDIAVLTGGRVITEELGVRFENVDLSQLGRTQRVVVNRETTTIIGGAGDKQAIEGRKQQIRQQIEKATSDYDREKLQERLAKLSGGVAVIRVGAPSEAEMKSRKEALDDAISATKAAVAEGIVPGGGLALLRAIEAVEREEAKCEGDERTGLAILRRALEAPTRQIAENSAADGGVVVNEMRKGAGNLGFDAARRQYVDLVEAGIIDPTKVVRVALENAVSAASLLLLTEATLTEVPEKKDEHMPAME; this is translated from the coding sequence ATGGCCCACAAGGTGGTCCTGTTTCGGTCCGACGCCCGGGAGAAGGTGCTCCGGGGATCGACGGCCCTGGCGGATGCGATCCGGGTCACGCTGGGACCCCGATCGAAATGTGTGCTGATCCAGAAGCGCTTCGGGCCTCCGATCGTCTGCAACGACGGCGTCACAATCGCCAAGGAGATGGAGCTGGAGGATCAGGCCGAGCAGCTCGGCGTGCAGATGATCCGGCAGGCGGCGGAGCGCACCGGCGACGCGGTGGGCGATGGCACCAGCACGGCGACCCTCCTGGCCCACGCCATCTTCGCCGACGGGGTGCGCAACGTCGTCGCCGGAGCCAGCGCCATCGACCTCAAACGGGGGCTGGACCGCGGCGTGCGGGTCGCCGTGGAGGCGCTGCGCCAGCTGTCCCGTCCGGTGAAGAGCCGGCTGGAGAAGGCCCAGGTGGCCACCATCTCCGCCCACAACGACCCCGCCATCGGCGAGCTGGTCGCCGAGGCGATGGAGAAGGTGGGCAACGAGGGGGTGATCTCCGTCGAAGAGTCCAAGACGACGGAAACGCAACTGGAGGTCGTCGAGGGCCTGCAGTTCGACCGCGGCTACCTGTCGCCCTACTTCATCACCGACGCCGACAAGATGGAGGCGGTCCTCGAGGACGTCCACATCCTGCTCACCGATCGCAAGATCGGCGTGATGAAGGATCTGCTGCCGCTGCTCGAGCGGGTGGCCCGGGCCGGGGCGGCCGTGCTCTTCATCGCCGAGGACATCGAGGGCGAGGCCCTGGCCACTCTCGTGGTGAACAAGCTGCGGGGCACGCTGCGCTGTGTGGCGGTGAAGGCCCCGGGGTTCGGCGACCGGCGCAAGGACATTCTGGAGGACATCGCCGTGCTCACGGGCGGGCGCGTCATCACGGAAGAGCTCGGCGTGCGTTTCGAGAACGTCGACCTCAGCCAGCTGGGGCGGACCCAGCGGGTGGTCGTGAACCGCGAGACCACCACCATCATCGGCGGGGCGGGGGACAAGCAAGCCATCGAGGGTCGCAAGCAGCAGATTCGCCAGCAGATCGAGAAGGCGACGAGCGACTACGACCGCGAGAAGCTGCAGGAGCGCCTGGCCAAGCTGTCGGGTGGCGTGGCCGTGATCCGTGTGGGCGCTCCCTCGGAGGCGGAAATGAAGAGCCGGAAGGAGGCCCTGGACGACGCTATCAGCGCCACCAAGGCAGCGGTGGCCGAGGGCATCGTGCCCGGCGGCGGCCTCGCCCTGCTCCGGGCCATCGAGGCGGTGGAACGCGAAGAGGCCAAATGTGAAGGCGACGAACGGACCGGGCTCGCCATCCTCCGGCGGGCCCTGGAGGCGCCCACCCGCCAGATCGCCGAGAACTCGGCGGCCGACGGCGGCGTGGTGGTCAACGAGATGCGCAAGGGCGCGGGCAACCTCGGGTTCGACGCCGCCCGGCGCCAGTACGTCGATCTGGTGGAGGCAGGGATCATCGATCCGACCAAGGTGGTCCGCGTCGCCCTGGAGAACGCCGTGTCGGCGGCCAGCCTGCTGCTGCTCACCGAGGCCACGCTCACCGAGGTGCCGGAGAAGAAGGACGAACACATGCCAGCCATGGAATAG
- a CDS encoding TraR/DksA family transcriptional regulator codes for MRATIEEFRARLLEARRELLRRVVTTDTELATLEPHPAGNFDEDAAKEVATTVLSRLEGQEKQELDEVEAALARLETGSFGTCKDCGGPIPLARLQAVPWARYCLTCQLRRRA; via the coding sequence ATGAGAGCCACGATCGAGGAATTCAGAGCCCGACTGCTCGAAGCCCGCCGTGAGCTGCTCCGGCGGGTGGTGACCACGGACACGGAGCTGGCGACCCTGGAGCCCCACCCCGCGGGCAACTTCGACGAGGACGCGGCGAAGGAAGTCGCTACCACGGTGCTCTCGCGGCTCGAGGGCCAGGAAAAGCAAGAGCTCGACGAGGTCGAGGCCGCCCTGGCCCGCCTGGAGACGGGATCCTTCGGCACGTGCAAGGACTGCGGCGGGCCCATCCCGCTGGCGCGTCTGCAGGCGGTGCCCTGGGCCCGCTATTGTCTGACCTGTCAACTGCGCCGGCGGGCGTGA
- a CDS encoding CBS domain-containing protein → MTKDPITIDPEAPLETAAATMREREVRHLPVVDDTGNLVGMITDRDLRGAVLAPELAEYLSGVAQRRLRGLGSTLANLRVRDAMTWDVVTIEPQAPLARAAALMYEGRIGCLPVVERKRLVGMVTERDVLKALAATLPAVRGIDPDNYLW, encoded by the coding sequence ATGACGAAGGATCCGATCACGATCGATCCCGAGGCGCCGCTGGAGACCGCGGCCGCCACCATGCGGGAGCGAGAGGTGCGCCACCTGCCCGTGGTGGACGACACCGGCAACCTCGTCGGCATGATCACCGATCGTGACCTGCGCGGGGCGGTGCTGGCGCCCGAGCTGGCCGAGTACCTGTCTGGCGTCGCCCAGCGACGGCTGCGGGGCCTCGGCTCCACGCTCGCCAATCTGCGCGTGCGTGATGCGATGACCTGGGACGTGGTCACCATCGAGCCCCAGGCGCCGCTGGCGCGAGCCGCCGCCCTGATGTACGAGGGCCGGATCGGCTGCCTGCCGGTCGTCGAGCGCAAACGCCTGGTCGGCATGGTGACCGAGCGCGACGTGCTCAAGGCGTTGGCGGCGACGCTGCCCGCCGTCCGCGGCATCGATCCCGACAACTACCTCTGGTAG
- the glgX gene encoding glycogen debranching protein GlgX, with the protein MVTPLRAWPGRPYPLGATWDGSGVNFALFSEHATGVELCLFDPADAGREIARIPIRERTDQIWHVYLPEAGPGQLYGYRVHGPWAPVAGHRFNPAKLVLDPYAKAIAGTVTWSDPLLGQRSGPGGEVLPDDRDDAGDIPKCVVIDPSFPWGDDHLLGTPWNQTVIYEVHVKGFTARHPGVPPDLRGTYAGLICPPVLDHLRALGVTAVELMPVHQAVSERALVERGLTNYWGYNSIAFLAPDARYCSSGVRGQQVREFKTLVKTLHHAGVEVILDVVYNHTAEGDHQGPTLCFRGIDNAAYYRLRPDDPSRYVDYTGCGNALNMTHPRTLQLIMDSLRYWVLEMHVDGFRFDLAATLARELHDVDRLASFFDVIHQDPVISQVKLIAEPWDLAAGGYQVGNFPIGWAEWNGRYRDAVRRYWRGEGGQLAELAYRLTGSSDLYQDDGRSPYASINFVTAHDGFTLADLVSYNHKHNEANGEGNRDGTDENHSWNGGVEGPTDDPTILAMREGRMRSFLAMLFLSQGVPMLTGGDEIGRTQRGNNNAYCQDNEVSWCDWNLDDRARRLLEFTRRLIRLRRRHPELRRRKFFQGRPLCAAGMKDLAWLRPDGGEMADAEWRAVALPAFGFRLCGEAMDEVDERGEPITGDTLLVLMNAHDLPVPFTLPDPHPGLDWEVLIDSSEAGTGGRAGQGAKLTVPPKALVLLRAARA; encoded by the coding sequence GTGGTGACGCCACTGCGGGCCTGGCCGGGTCGTCCCTATCCCCTGGGCGCGACCTGGGATGGCTCCGGCGTCAACTTCGCGCTCTTCAGCGAGCACGCGACGGGGGTGGAGCTCTGCCTGTTCGACCCCGCCGATGCGGGGCGGGAGATTGCACGGATCCCGATCCGTGAGCGCACGGACCAGATCTGGCACGTCTATCTTCCGGAGGCCGGCCCCGGCCAGCTCTACGGCTATCGCGTCCACGGCCCGTGGGCGCCCGTAGCGGGTCATCGTTTCAACCCCGCGAAGCTCGTGCTCGACCCCTACGCCAAGGCCATCGCGGGCACGGTGACCTGGAGCGACCCCCTGCTCGGTCAGCGGTCGGGTCCCGGCGGAGAGGTGCTACCCGACGACCGTGACGATGCCGGCGACATCCCGAAGTGCGTGGTGATCGATCCCAGCTTCCCGTGGGGGGACGATCACCTGCTCGGGACTCCGTGGAATCAGACCGTCATCTACGAGGTTCACGTGAAGGGGTTCACGGCCCGCCATCCCGGAGTGCCCCCGGACCTGCGCGGCACCTACGCCGGGCTGATCTGTCCCCCGGTCCTCGATCATCTGCGCGCGCTGGGTGTGACCGCCGTGGAGCTCATGCCCGTTCACCAGGCGGTGTCGGAGCGAGCCCTGGTCGAGCGGGGGCTCACCAACTACTGGGGGTACAACTCGATCGCGTTTCTCGCCCCGGACGCGCGCTACTGCAGCTCCGGCGTCCGGGGCCAGCAGGTGCGCGAGTTCAAGACGCTGGTGAAGACCCTGCACCACGCGGGCGTCGAGGTCATCCTGGACGTCGTCTACAACCACACGGCCGAGGGCGATCACCAGGGCCCGACGCTCTGTTTCCGGGGTATCGACAACGCCGCCTATTATCGACTGCGCCCGGACGACCCCAGTCGCTACGTCGACTACACGGGGTGCGGCAACGCCCTGAACATGACCCATCCGCGGACGCTGCAGCTCATCATGGACAGCCTGCGCTACTGGGTGCTGGAGATGCACGTCGACGGATTCCGCTTCGATCTGGCCGCGACGCTGGCGCGCGAGTTGCACGACGTCGACCGACTGGCGAGCTTCTTTGACGTGATCCACCAGGACCCGGTGATCTCCCAGGTGAAGCTGATCGCCGAGCCGTGGGATCTGGCTGCCGGCGGCTACCAGGTGGGCAACTTCCCCATAGGCTGGGCGGAGTGGAACGGCCGCTACCGGGACGCCGTCCGCCGCTACTGGCGCGGTGAAGGGGGTCAGCTGGCCGAGCTGGCCTATCGGCTCACCGGCTCCAGCGACCTCTACCAGGACGATGGTCGCAGTCCCTACGCGAGCATCAACTTCGTGACGGCCCACGATGGCTTCACGCTGGCCGACCTCGTCAGCTACAACCACAAGCACAACGAGGCCAACGGCGAGGGCAACCGGGATGGCACCGACGAGAACCACTCGTGGAACGGGGGCGTGGAGGGGCCGACGGATGATCCGACGATCCTGGCCATGCGGGAGGGCCGGATGCGGAGCTTCCTGGCCATGCTCTTCCTGTCGCAGGGCGTGCCCATGCTCACCGGCGGCGACGAGATTGGCCGCACCCAGCGAGGGAACAACAACGCGTACTGCCAGGACAACGAGGTGTCCTGGTGCGACTGGAACCTGGACGACCGTGCCCGGCGCCTGCTGGAGTTCACGCGGCGACTGATCCGGCTGCGGCGCCGCCACCCCGAGCTGCGGCGCCGCAAGTTCTTCCAGGGGCGTCCGCTCTGCGCGGCCGGGATGAAGGACCTGGCGTGGTTGCGCCCGGACGGCGGCGAGATGGCCGACGCCGAGTGGCGCGCCGTCGCGCTGCCCGCCTTCGGCTTCCGCCTGTGCGGGGAGGCCATGGACGAGGTCGACGAGCGGGGGGAGCCGATCACCGGCGATACCCTGCTCGTCCTGATGAACGCGCACGACCTGCCCGTGCCCTTCACGCTGCCCGACCCGCACCCCGGCCTGGACTGGGAGGTGCTGATCGATAGCAGCGAAGCCGGGACGGGCGGGCGCGCGGGACAGGGAGCCAAGCTGACTGTGCCGCCGAAGGCGCTCGTCCTGCTGCGGGCGGCCCGGGCGTGA
- the rtcA gene encoding RNA 3'-terminal phosphate cyclase, giving the protein MKDPVIALDASHGEGGGQVLRAALALAVALGRTLSLTNIRVRRPKPGLQPQHLAAVRALAAISAAEVTGDRLDSTCLTFAPRAPAGGSYRFDVGAIRGSAGSVSLILQTVLLPLAFAGTPSRITLVGGTHVPWSPPVHYLSHVFLPALAPAGIHATVTLRRWGWYPAGGGEIEAAVEPASDVQGLVLETPPAHPEVVGLSAVSRLPRSIAERQRRRAEERLLAAGLSASIAVEEDQGALGPGTVLFLALRGRAGFSALGRRGLPAEQVAEVAVDELLAWMASKAAVDEHLADQLVPFLALGRTGSTFTCPRVSAHLETVVWLVQHFVAARITLEDGRPARVLIEPPSSVPFAPH; this is encoded by the coding sequence ATGAAGGACCCCGTGATCGCGCTCGATGCCTCGCACGGTGAGGGCGGCGGCCAGGTGCTCCGCGCGGCCCTGGCCCTGGCCGTCGCCCTGGGCCGGACGCTGAGCCTCACGAACATCCGGGTCCGCCGGCCGAAGCCAGGGCTGCAGCCTCAGCACCTGGCGGCGGTCCGGGCGCTGGCCGCGATCAGCGCCGCCGAAGTCACGGGCGACCGGCTCGACTCGACGTGTCTGACCTTCGCCCCGCGCGCGCCCGCGGGGGGAAGCTATCGCTTCGACGTCGGGGCGATCCGGGGGAGCGCCGGCTCGGTGAGCCTCATCTTACAGACGGTGCTCCTGCCGCTGGCCTTCGCCGGCACGCCGTCACGGATCACCCTCGTGGGTGGGACCCACGTGCCCTGGAGTCCGCCCGTTCACTACCTCAGCCATGTATTCCTGCCCGCGCTGGCGCCGGCCGGCATCCACGCCACGGTGACCCTGCGCCGCTGGGGCTGGTATCCGGCGGGTGGAGGAGAGATCGAGGCGGCGGTCGAACCTGCCTCGGACGTGCAGGGCCTCGTGCTCGAGACGCCGCCGGCGCACCCCGAGGTGGTGGGCCTCTCCGCGGTCTCCCGCTTGCCGCGCTCGATCGCCGAGCGGCAACGCCGCCGGGCCGAAGAGCGCTTGCTGGCGGCCGGCCTGAGCGCGTCGATCGCCGTGGAGGAAGACCAGGGGGCGCTCGGGCCGGGCACGGTGCTCTTCCTGGCGCTGCGGGGTCGGGCTGGCTTCTCCGCGCTGGGCCGGCGGGGGCTGCCGGCCGAACAGGTCGCCGAGGTGGCTGTGGATGAGCTCCTGGCCTGGATGGCGAGCAAGGCGGCTGTGGACGAGCACCTGGCCGACCAGCTCGTGCCATTCCTGGCTCTCGGCCGGACCGGCTCGACATTCACCTGTCCACGGGTCTCGGCCCACCTGGAGACGGTGGTCTGGCTCGTCCAGCACTTCGTCGCCGCCCGGATCACGCTGGAGGACGGCCGCCCGGCCCGCGTCCTGATCGAGCCTCCATCCAGTGTCCCCTTCGCGCCCCACTGA